The following are encoded together in the Phaseolus vulgaris cultivar G19833 chromosome 9, P. vulgaris v2.0, whole genome shotgun sequence genome:
- the LOC137821304 gene encoding glutathione S-transferase U9-like — translation MAEQEKVILHGMWASPYAKRVELALNFKGIPYEYVEEDLRNKSELLLKYNPVHKKVPVLVHNGKAIAESMVILEYIEETWKDAPNLLPTDSYRRAQARFWSSFIQDQLIEVSFLVLKTDGEAQQKAVDQVYEKLNVLEDGMKTYLAERNARGESNFGILEIVFCALFGSYKAHEEVLGMKFIVPEKFPVLFSWLMAIAEVEVVKKATPPHEKTVEILHLFRQSALKSSSAA, via the exons ATGGCAGAGCAAGAAAAGGTGATCCTACACGGGATGTGGGCCAGTCCATATGCCAAGAGGGTTGAATTGGCCCTTAATTTCAAGGGCATACCCTATGAGTATGTGGAAGAAGACTTGAGAAATAAGAGTGAATTGCTTCTTAAGTACAACCCAGTTCACAAGAAGGTTCCTGTTCTTGTTCATAATGGAAAGGCCATTGCTGAGTCAATGGTGATCCTTGAATATATCGAGGAAACATGGAAAGATGCTCCTAACCTGCTTCCCACTGATTCCTACAGAAGGGCCCAAGCTCGGTTCTGGTCCAGTTTCATCCAGGATCAG TTGATCGAGGTCAGTTTTCTAGTGTTGAAAACTGATGGAGAAGCGCAACAAAAGGCGGTTGACCAAGTGTATGAAAAACTGAATGTGCTTGAAGATGGAATGAAGACCTATCTGGCAGAACGCAATGCAAGGGGTGAAAGCAACTTTGGAATCTTGGAAATTGTGTTTTGTGCGTTATTTGGTTCTTACAAGGCTCATGAAGAAGTTCTTGGCATGAAGTTCATAGTGCCAGAAAAGTTTCCAGTGTTATTTTCTTGGTTGATGGCCATTGCTGAGGTGGAAGTAGTGAAAAAGGCAACTCCTCCACATGAAAAAACAGTGGAAATTCTTCATCTTTTCAGGCAGTCTGCACTGAAATCTTCTTCTGCAGCCTGA
- the LOC137821579 gene encoding probable methyltransferase PMT2, which produces MVTKGNPGDNRNNRSPLSIFIVVGLCGFFYILGLWQRSGFGKGDSIAVEITKHTDCSVLSDLNYETHHDDDVETSDGSDTQVKEFKPCDDHYIDYTPCHDQMRAMKFPRENMAYRERHCFPDEEKLHCLIPAPRGYSTPFPWPMSRDYVPYANAPYKSLTVEKAVQNWIQYEGNVFRFPGGGTQFPKGADAYIEELASVIPMDNGMVRNALDTGCGVASFGAYLFKKNVVAMSIAPRDSHEAQVQFALERGVPAIIGVLGTIMLPFPSGAFDMAHCSRCLIQWGSNDGIYMKEVDRVLRPGGYWVLSGPPINWKRNFRAWQRPEDELEEEQRQIEDIAKLLCWEKKYEKGEIAIWKKKLQSGDCTEREIQPTTCENTNSDDVWYKKMENCVTPSKPGGPWKTFLERLNAVPSRITSGSVPGVSVEAFEEDNRLWKKHVNAYKRINKLLSSGRYRNIMDMNAGLGSFAAALESPKLWVMNVVPTIAEKANLGVIFVRGLIGIYHDWCEAFSTYPRTYDLIHANGLFSLYKNGCNAEDILLEMDRILRPEGAVIFRDQADVLLKVKKIVKGMRWNTKMVDHEDGPMVSEKMLFAVKQYWVAGDNTTSSE; this is translated from the exons ATGGTTACGAAAGGGAACCCTGGGGACAATAGAAATAATAGGAGTCCATTGTCTATTTTCATCGTAGTTGGCTTGTGTGGTTTCTTCTATATATTGGGTTTGTGGCAACGGAGTGGTTTTGGAAAGGGAGATAGCATAGCTGTTGAGATTACTAAACACACAGATTGCAGTGTTCTCTCTGATCTAAACTACGAGACTCACCATGATGATGATGTTGAAACATCTGATGGTTCTGACACACAAGTCAAGGAGTTCAAGCCTTGTGATGATCATTACATTGATTACACGCCTTGTCATGATCAAATGCGAGCAATGAAATTTCCCCGAGAAAATATGGCTTATAGAGAAAGGCACTGTTTCCCTGATGAAGAAAAATTGCATTGTCTCATACCTGCCCCTAGAGGATATTCAACACCATTTCCATGGCCCATGAGTCGTGATTATGTACCATATGCAAATGCACCTTACAAGAGTTTGACAGTTGAGAAGGCTGTGCAGAATTGGATACAATACGAAGGAAATGTTTTCAGGTTCCCTGGTGGTGGAACGCAATTTCCCAAGGGAGCTGATGCTTACATTGAGGAACTTGCATCTGTTATTCCAATGGACAATGGGATGGTTAGAAATGCATTGGATACTGGTTGTGGG GTTGCTAGTTTTGGTGCTTACCTGTTTAAGAAAAATGTTGTTGCTATGTCAATTGCACCAAGGGACTCTCATGAAGCACAAGTTCAATTTGCTTTGGAAAGAGGTGTTCCAGCAATCATTGGTGTTCTTGGAACAATAATGCTTCCCTTCCCTTCTGGAGCTTTTGATATGGCACATTGTTCTCGCTGCTTGATTCAATGGggttcaaatg ATGGAATATACATGAAGGAAGTGGACCGGGTTCTTAGGCCTGGTGGTTACTGGGTATTGTCTGGTCCTCCCATCAACTGGAAAAGGAACTTTCGTGCATGGCAACGTCCTGAAGATGAGCTTGAGGAGGAGCAACGACAGATTGAGGATATTGCTAAACTTCTATGCTGGGAAAAGAAATATGAGAAGGGTGAAATTGCGATCTGGAAAAAAAAGTTACAAAGCGGTGATTGCACTGAAAGAGAAATTCAACCTACAACGTGTGAAAACACAAATTCTGATGATGTCTG GTACAAGAAAATGGAAAATTGTGTAACTCCTAGTAAACCTGGTGGTCCATGGAAGACATTCCTAGAGAGACTCAATGCTGTTCCTTCCAGAATTACCAGTGGATCTGTTCCTGGTGTATCTGTGGAAGCATTTGAAGAGGACAACCGATTATGGAAGAAGCATGTGAATGCTTACAAACGGATCAACAAACTCCTTAGCTCGGGGAGGTATCGCAACATAATGGACATGAATGCTGGCCTGGGAAGTTTTGCTGCTGCACTGGAATCTCCCAAATTATGGGTTATGAATGTTGTGCCCACAATTGCTGAGAAAGCTAACCTGGGTGTTATATTTGTACGTGGATTGATTGGCATTTATCACGACTG GTGTGAAGCCTTCTCCACATATCCAAGGACATATGATCTTATCCATGCAAATGGTCTTTTCAGCTTGTACAAGAATGG ATGTAATGCAGAAGACATTCTATTGGAGATGGACCGTATATTACGGCCTGAAGGAGCTGTAATATTCCGAGATCAAGCAGATGTGCTATTGAAGGTGAAGAAAATTGTGAAAGGAATGAGATGGAATACCAAAATGGTGGATCATGAGGATGGTCCAATGGTTTCAGAGAAGATGTTGTTTGCTGTCAAGCAGTATTGGGTTGCAGGTGACAACACCACGAGCTCGGAGTGA
- the LOC137820854 gene encoding NAP1-related protein 1-like isoform X4 — translation MVADRTKKLKVSDKGENLDEIDGELVLSIEKLQEIQDELEKINEEASDKVLEIEQKYNEIRKPVYDKRNDIIKSIPDFWLTAFLSHPALGDLLNEEDQKIFKYLSSLEVEDFKDVKSGYSITFNFNANPYFEDSKLVKTYTFLEEGTTKVTATPIKWKEGKSIPNGVSHEKKGNKRASIDISFFSWFNDTEQKDEIDDIHDEVAELIKDDLWPNPLTYFNNEEPDEDEVDEDEADDEGKDDGDSEDDDDEGEEDDDEGEEDDGK, via the exons ATGGTGGCCGACAGGACCAAGAAATTGAAGGTTTCCGACAAGGGCGAGAACCTCGACGAAATTGACGGAGAACTCGTCCTTTCCATTGAGAAGTTGCAGGAGATCCAAGACGAGCTCGAAAAG ATCAATGAAGAGGCCAGCGACAAAGTTCTCGAGATAGAGCAGAAGTACAATGAGATTAGGAAGCCCGTTTATGACAAGCGCAATGATATTATCAAGTCAATTCCTGATTTTTGGTTAACTGCT TTTTTGAGTCATCCTGCACTTGGTGATCTTTTGAACGAAGAAGATCAGAAG ATATTTAAGTATTTGAGTTCTCTTGAGGTTGAAGATTTTAAAGATGTCAAATCAGGATACTCAATCACCTTT AATTTCAACGCCAATCCCTATTTTGAAGATTCAAAACTTGTAAAGACTTATACTTTCCTTGAGGAAGGAACAACAAAAGTCACTGCCACTCCCATAAAGTGGAAGGAGGGCAAG AGCATACCCAATGGCGTTAGTCATGAGAAAAAAGGGAACAAGCGGGCTTCTATTGATATCAG CTTCTTTAGTTGGTTTAACGACACTGAGCAAAAAGATGAAATTGATGACATCCATGATGAG GTTGCAGAATTAATCAAGGATGATTTATGGCCAAATCCACTTACTTATTTCAACAAC GAAGAACCTGATGAGGACGAGGTTGATGAGGATGAAGCTGATGATGAG GGAAAGGATGACGGTGActctgaagatgatgatgatgaaggtgAGGAGGATGACGATGAGGGGGAGGAGGATGATGGCAAGTGA
- the LOC137820854 gene encoding NAP1-related protein 2-like isoform X2, with protein MVADRTKKLKVSDKGENLDEIDGELVLSIEKLQEIQDELEKINEEASDKVLEIEQKYNEIRKPVYDKRNDIIKSIPDFWLTAFLSHPALGDLLNEEDQKIFKYLSSLEVEDFKDVKSGYSITFNFNANPYFEDSKLVKTYTFLEEGTTKVTATPIKWKEGKSIPNGVSHEKKGNKRASIDISFFSWFNDTEQKDEIDDIHDEQVAELIKDDLWPNPLTYFNNEEPDEDEVDEDEADDEGKDDGDSEDDDDEGEEDDDEGEEDDGK; from the exons ATGGTGGCCGACAGGACCAAGAAATTGAAGGTTTCCGACAAGGGCGAGAACCTCGACGAAATTGACGGAGAACTCGTCCTTTCCATTGAGAAGTTGCAGGAGATCCAAGACGAGCTCGAAAAG ATCAATGAAGAGGCCAGCGACAAAGTTCTCGAGATAGAGCAGAAGTACAATGAGATTAGGAAGCCCGTTTATGACAAGCGCAATGATATTATCAAGTCAATTCCTGATTTTTGGTTAACTGCT TTTTTGAGTCATCCTGCACTTGGTGATCTTTTGAACGAAGAAGATCAGAAG ATATTTAAGTATTTGAGTTCTCTTGAGGTTGAAGATTTTAAAGATGTCAAATCAGGATACTCAATCACCTTT AATTTCAACGCCAATCCCTATTTTGAAGATTCAAAACTTGTAAAGACTTATACTTTCCTTGAGGAAGGAACAACAAAAGTCACTGCCACTCCCATAAAGTGGAAGGAGGGCAAG AGCATACCCAATGGCGTTAGTCATGAGAAAAAAGGGAACAAGCGGGCTTCTATTGATATCAG CTTCTTTAGTTGGTTTAACGACACTGAGCAAAAAGATGAAATTGATGACATCCATGATGAG CAGGTTGCAGAATTAATCAAGGATGATTTATGGCCAAATCCACTTACTTATTTCAACAAC GAAGAACCTGATGAGGACGAGGTTGATGAGGATGAAGCTGATGATGAG GGAAAGGATGACGGTGActctgaagatgatgatgatgaaggtgAGGAGGATGACGATGAGGGGGAGGAGGATGATGGCAAGTGA
- the LOC137820854 gene encoding NAP1-related protein 2-like isoform X1: MVADRTKKLKVSDKGENLDEIDGELVLSIEKLQEIQDELEKINEEASDKVLEIEQKYNEIRKPVYDKRNDIIKSIPDFWLTAFLSHPALGDLLNEEDQKIFKYLSSLEVEDFKDVKSGYSITFNFNANPYFEDSKLVKTYTFLEEGTTKVTATPIKWKEGKSIPNGVSHEKKGNKRASIDISFFSWFNDTEQKDEIDDIHDEQVAELIKDDLWPNPLTYFNNEEPDEDEVDEDEADDEQGKDDGDSEDDDDEGEEDDDEGEEDDGK, from the exons ATGGTGGCCGACAGGACCAAGAAATTGAAGGTTTCCGACAAGGGCGAGAACCTCGACGAAATTGACGGAGAACTCGTCCTTTCCATTGAGAAGTTGCAGGAGATCCAAGACGAGCTCGAAAAG ATCAATGAAGAGGCCAGCGACAAAGTTCTCGAGATAGAGCAGAAGTACAATGAGATTAGGAAGCCCGTTTATGACAAGCGCAATGATATTATCAAGTCAATTCCTGATTTTTGGTTAACTGCT TTTTTGAGTCATCCTGCACTTGGTGATCTTTTGAACGAAGAAGATCAGAAG ATATTTAAGTATTTGAGTTCTCTTGAGGTTGAAGATTTTAAAGATGTCAAATCAGGATACTCAATCACCTTT AATTTCAACGCCAATCCCTATTTTGAAGATTCAAAACTTGTAAAGACTTATACTTTCCTTGAGGAAGGAACAACAAAAGTCACTGCCACTCCCATAAAGTGGAAGGAGGGCAAG AGCATACCCAATGGCGTTAGTCATGAGAAAAAAGGGAACAAGCGGGCTTCTATTGATATCAG CTTCTTTAGTTGGTTTAACGACACTGAGCAAAAAGATGAAATTGATGACATCCATGATGAG CAGGTTGCAGAATTAATCAAGGATGATTTATGGCCAAATCCACTTACTTATTTCAACAAC GAAGAACCTGATGAGGACGAGGTTGATGAGGATGAAGCTGATGATGAG CAGGGAAAGGATGACGGTGActctgaagatgatgatgatgaaggtgAGGAGGATGACGATGAGGGGGAGGAGGATGATGGCAAGTGA
- the LOC137820854 gene encoding NAP1-related protein 2-like isoform X3: MVADRTKKLKVSDKGENLDEIDGELVLSIEKLQEIQDELEKINEEASDKVLEIEQKYNEIRKPVYDKRNDIIKSIPDFWLTAFLSHPALGDLLNEEDQKIFKYLSSLEVEDFKDVKSGYSITFNFNANPYFEDSKLVKTYTFLEEGTTKVTATPIKWKEGKSIPNGVSHEKKGNKRASIDISFFSWFNDTEQKDEIDDIHDEVAELIKDDLWPNPLTYFNNEEPDEDEVDEDEADDEQGKDDGDSEDDDDEGEEDDDEGEEDDGK; the protein is encoded by the exons ATGGTGGCCGACAGGACCAAGAAATTGAAGGTTTCCGACAAGGGCGAGAACCTCGACGAAATTGACGGAGAACTCGTCCTTTCCATTGAGAAGTTGCAGGAGATCCAAGACGAGCTCGAAAAG ATCAATGAAGAGGCCAGCGACAAAGTTCTCGAGATAGAGCAGAAGTACAATGAGATTAGGAAGCCCGTTTATGACAAGCGCAATGATATTATCAAGTCAATTCCTGATTTTTGGTTAACTGCT TTTTTGAGTCATCCTGCACTTGGTGATCTTTTGAACGAAGAAGATCAGAAG ATATTTAAGTATTTGAGTTCTCTTGAGGTTGAAGATTTTAAAGATGTCAAATCAGGATACTCAATCACCTTT AATTTCAACGCCAATCCCTATTTTGAAGATTCAAAACTTGTAAAGACTTATACTTTCCTTGAGGAAGGAACAACAAAAGTCACTGCCACTCCCATAAAGTGGAAGGAGGGCAAG AGCATACCCAATGGCGTTAGTCATGAGAAAAAAGGGAACAAGCGGGCTTCTATTGATATCAG CTTCTTTAGTTGGTTTAACGACACTGAGCAAAAAGATGAAATTGATGACATCCATGATGAG GTTGCAGAATTAATCAAGGATGATTTATGGCCAAATCCACTTACTTATTTCAACAAC GAAGAACCTGATGAGGACGAGGTTGATGAGGATGAAGCTGATGATGAG CAGGGAAAGGATGACGGTGActctgaagatgatgatgatgaaggtgAGGAGGATGACGATGAGGGGGAGGAGGATGATGGCAAGTGA